The region TGGGGCTAACTAACAGGGTTACTACAAATAGCACCAGCAAGGCTGTGCTGATGTTAGACCAATTGATGTATTTTTTATTCATGCTATTAATGCGGCAATTTAGCTTTTAATAAGCCATAAAGGTAAGTGCCCAGTAATGCGCCTGCTACTACAATTGCCATGCTTAAATAACCATAGCCAATATTTACAAACATAGGGCCGGGGCATGCGCCTGTTAAGGCCCAGCCTAAGCCAAAAATAGTACCGCCGATGATATACTTCGGCCAGCTTTTATCCTTATTGTGGAATAGGATAGGCTCACCCGAAAAATCTTTGATGTCGAATTTTTTAATCAGGAATACGGCAATTGTGCCCAACACAACCGCTGTACCTATAATGCCATACATATGAAACGACTGGAAGCGAAACATCTCTTGTATGCGATACCACGATACCGCCTCGGACTTGGTCATGACGATGCCGAAAATAATACCTGCGACGATGAATTTTATACCCTTCATATCGCTAATAGTAAAGGGAGTAAAAAGTGGGTCATGATGAGGCCGCCGGCAAAAAAGCCGATAACCGCTATCAGCGAAGGTAATTGCAGGTTTGATAAACCGCTTATGGCATGCCCCGAAGTGCAGCCACCTGCGTACCTGGTACCGAAACCTACCAGCAAGCCCCCGCCCAGCAAAAGCAATATGTTTTTTAAAGTCACCGACTGTATACTAAAAAGCTGCGAGGGGTTTAATTGCCCGTCGAAATGGATGCCGATAGCGGCAAGGTCCTTAATGGTAGCGGTAGATAGCTGCAAGGGTATATCGCTTTTTAGCACAGTAGCCGATATTAACCCGCCTAATACCGAACCAACTAAAAACAACAGGTTCCATTTTTGAGCCTGCCAGTTAAAATCAAAAAATTTAACGTGCTTACCTGCCCCGGCCATACTGCAAATAGTACGCAGGTTTGACGAAAACCCAAACGATTTACCAAAGTAAAGCAACAACACCATAATACCGGCTATTGCCGCACCCGATGTATACCAGGGCCAGGGTTGGCTAAGTAAATTAAGCATGCGTGTAATTTACAAGCAAAACTG is a window of Inquilinus sp. KBS0705 DNA encoding:
- a CDS encoding YeeE/YedE family protein → MKGIKFIVAGIIFGIVMTKSEAVSWYRIQEMFRFQSFHMYGIIGTAVVLGTIAVFLIKKFDIKDFSGEPILFHNKDKSWPKYIIGGTIFGLGWALTGACPGPMFVNIGYGYLSMAIVVAGALLGTYLYGLLKAKLPH
- a CDS encoding YeeE/YedE family protein, which produces MLNLLSQPWPWYTSGAAIAGIMVLLLYFGKSFGFSSNLRTICSMAGAGKHVKFFDFNWQAQKWNLLFLVGSVLGGLISATVLKSDIPLQLSTATIKDLAAIGIHFDGQLNPSQLFSIQSVTLKNILLLLGGGLLVGFGTRYAGGCTSGHAISGLSNLQLPSLIAVIGFFAGGLIMTHFLLPLLLAI